The DNA region TTGCCGCATCTCCTCCTTGCTTAGCGCCGGCCAAAATTTGCCGACCACTCCCTTTCCGTTGCTGAACTGCCAGCAGCCAAGCCCAAGCGGAGACAACATTTAATCGGAGTTGCCCAGCTTGCGCAACTGCAGTGAATCTGTCATCGTTATTAACCATTCCAATAAAAAAGATTTTAATCCAAATAATCCCCTGTTCGTTTGACTATATGGTAAAACCCGTCACCTCCTCCTGGTTTTACTTGACATTTGTATACTTCGGGTCAATGATAGGCACTCGCCAGCCCCCGTTCGGGATTTTTCACCCTAGAGATGGGGACCATGCTGAGCGAACTGCGAAAAGCCGGTGTGCAACCAAGTCGCGCACCGGCTCTCCGCTTTAGAAACAATCAATCCGCCCTCTCGGGCAATCTTATTCCAACTTGTCCAAATCCACAATAAACCCGTTCGTCTTCAAAATATCCAAACCAAGCAAGCCCATCTCATCCATGATCTTGGTATAAAACGGTACGGTCCCACCTATTCCATAAGCTTCGTAAACAGGGTCTCCATTTTCATAAGTAACTCCGATCTGTTCCATGGCATCGGGACTGAATATGGTGTGGGATGAGCCGGTATCCAAGATAACATCTGCTATCTGTATCGTATTTCCGCGATAAGTTACAGAAAGGTTAATCGTCAGAAGATTTCGATGATCATGAATCTTCATAGGTTACGCCGCATCCTGACCAAAGGATCCGTACGCAGATGAATGACGCACTCCTCATTAGAAGTATGATAAACAAGCTGCTGCGGCCCTACGTTAAAGAATTCCCTGTTAGCCTCCCTTTCCGGTATAACCCGAACCGGAGCCATATCCGTTATGATTTTCTTCCCATTTTCCTTCCGAAAATCGAGAATAGACAACAAAACAAATTGATCTGGAAACAGCTCGCGTACTTCTTGCCATTGCATTGCAAATCCTCCTTGTTCTAGGATTTACTTAATAGAAATACGATTGCTCTTATTTTATCATGCTAGGGCTGAAAAGGATAAAATGAAACTCAATTAAAACTGTCTTGCATTAACGTTTAGGTCGTATTTGGCCCCAGTTCTATTATAAGTGTAAATCTTCCAATCTCCGCTTAAGCCGTCTGCAGCGAGCTCTTGATAACTTACCGTTTGTTGTTTACCCGGCCCTAATTCATAATCGGTTAGCAACTCAACTCCATTGCGGCTGATTTCCAAGTAAACGGATGAAGTGGAGTTGTTTTTCACCCCAACCTCCATGTTTTTACCGTTTTCCGGTACGGTTGTAAACGTGCCGGTATACCCGCTGCCGCCCGATATATGAACACCATTGATCAGAATTACATCCGACGGACCATTTGCAACCTGATCATCCGCTTCCGTAATGGCAGATGCTGACGCCGCGAAAGTAAGAAACAACATAGCTGCTGTGAGAAAAAATGCAGGAACTTTTACTTTTTTCATACCCTTAATCTCCTGAAATTTCGAATAAATATGTAATATAAAGCCTGCTCCTTATTATACAAAATTCCCTTGAAATAAAATATGACTCAATCCAGAAAATCGGCGGTATACAGTTGGGTGGAGAAGGCCGCGTAACACTCACCTTTTGGTAAGTACCTGTACTAAAAGTGCATACTTACATATTTGCAGCCGGCGCATTATACTCAGGAAATAAATCAATTTTAAGGAGGCCAAAACCTTGAAAACTCTTGTTGTCGTCACCCACCCCAACATAGAATCATCCGTCATCAATAAGCGATGGGTGGAAGAACTTCGCAAATATCCGGAAAAATATACCGTACACGAATTGTATAAGGTTTACCCTAACGGAAACATCGATCCGAAAAAAGAACAACAACTCATCGAATCGCATAGTAACCTTGTGCTGCAGTTCCCCATTTATTGGTTTAATTGCCCGCCTCTCCTTAAACAATGGCTTGACGATGTTTTTGCCTATGGATGGGCTTACGGTTCAAAAGGAGGCGACAAATTAAAGAATCGCAAAATTGCCTTAGCCGTGTCCGCCGGAATCAGAAAAGAAGATTACAGTAAAGACGGGAGATATCGTTACACCCTTGAACAATTACTAGCTCCTTTTGAAACGACCTTCCTATACTGCGACGCGGACTACCGTTCGTTTTTTGCATTTTATGGCCAAGAAAATGCACCCGGCGGAAATGAGCCCGGTGCAGAACACGCGACACTGGTAGACGAGTTGGAAAATAGCGCGCGCGACTACCTGAATTTTATCGACAGCCTATGAGCAAAGACCGCCGGGGAAGTTCGCACCGGCGGTCTTTGGCTGTGTAAATTTTTGCCCCCAATGCGAATTCAGTGGAAAATAAGGGCAAAAAATGTCGCTATTTCGGCGATACTACCCATATGGAGTGCAATAGAGGTAATTTATGTCCTTATTTTCCCCTGTCGCCAGGAAATGTCCGCGTTCCGGACCTTTCACAGGAAAATAAAGACCAAAAATGCCGTTAATGGGGGTGAACAGGCCTAGCTCAGGAAAATAAGTACATAATGTGCTATTTTGAAGCCCGATGCTCGATCGCCGATAGTGCTCCAGTAGCCGGCAAGTCCTTCAAGCTGTTGTTCTCTCCCCACTCGCACATCAGATTTAACAGCGGGAGTAGAGAACGGCCGCGTTCCGTTAAAGAATATTCAACTTTTGGCGGCACTTGGGGAAATTCCTCGCGCTGGATCAGGCCGTCGGCCTCCATCTCTTTTAACATAACACTCAGCGTTTTAAAAGAAATCGTCCCAATCCCGCGCTTCAGTTCATTATGCCGCATCACCTTGTTTTCGGCCAGCCAGTACAAGATGATCATTTTATATTTACCGCCGATTACGGACAACGTGTATCCAAAGCCGGTGTCTTTTAGCGCCACGCCGGATGGAACACAGGTTTCGCGCATCAATTACACTCTCCTTCAGGTAAAGCTTTCGCCTTAGCTTCGCCTTTGATGTTAAAGCGGTGGATGTTCGTTCGTACGCCAAGCGCCCCTAGCCCCGCCGAGTTTCGGGAGTACGCCGGAGCGCGTGGGAGTGCGCGGAGCACCCGGGAGCGCGCGGAGCACCCGGGAGTTGCGCGGGAGTACACGTGAGTACGCCGGAGCGCCCTGCGCAACCGCCCGCTTACTCCCGCGCAACCGCCGCTTACCGCATTGCGCGCGCCAGCTCCGTGAAGATGACGCCAAGCGCGTAGGCGCCGGCATCCGGGTACCCGAGGCTGCGCGCCCCAACTGCGCCGGCCCGCCCCATGCGGGCGACGATCGTCTCGGTGCGCTTCGCCCCCTCTACGGCCGCTTCTGCCGCCTTGGCCGCCGCGCTCTTCAGATCGTCGCCGGCCGCCGCGCTCCGCGCCCACG from Paenibacillus macerans includes:
- a CDS encoding aspartyl protease family protein — encoded protein: MKIHDHRNLLTINLSVTYRGNTIQIADVILDTGSSHTIFSPDAMEQIGVTYENGDPVYEAYGIGGTVPFYTKIMDEMGLLGLDILKTNGFIVDLDKLE
- a CDS encoding NAD(P)H-dependent oxidoreductase; the encoded protein is MKTLVVVTHPNIESSVINKRWVEELRKYPEKYTVHELYKVYPNGNIDPKKEQQLIESHSNLVLQFPIYWFNCPPLLKQWLDDVFAYGWAYGSKGGDKLKNRKIALAVSAGIRKEDYSKDGRYRYTLEQLLAPFETTFLYCDADYRSFFAFYGQENAPGGNEPGAEHATLVDELENSARDYLNFIDSL
- a CDS encoding winged helix-turn-helix transcriptional regulator, with translation MRETCVPSGVALKDTGFGYTLSVIGGKYKMIILYWLAENKVMRHNELKRGIGTISFKTLSVMLKEMEADGLIQREEFPQVPPKVEYSLTERGRSLLPLLNLMCEWGENNSLKDLPATGALSAIEHRASK